A genome region from Labilibaculum antarcticum includes the following:
- a CDS encoding 2Fe-2S iron-sulfur cluster-binding protein — protein MPKLTIDNIAINVPEGTTVLKAAQSVGIEIPSMCYLEGCSNHPTCMVCMVKNNANQKMLPSCATKVTEGMDLVSDDAEVFEARKEAIELLLSDHVGDCEAPCRVACPAYMDIPKMNRFIAAGKFDEALKIVKEEIALPGILGHICSAPCEKVCRRKDVDQAVSICLLKRISANEEESFYFPDKKKASGKKAAVIGSGPAGLAAAYHLVKEGHACEVFEKENRLGGSLLEAIEKGDLPESILIKEIEILKQFGVVFTIGQKIEKENWEQIKSSFDAVILATGSGLENVEELGLKSAKTGLWADSDTFATDQTGIFATGSAIRTQKMAVKAVAMGKETAWSVDEFLRKGEGKATKRAFNSRFGTLRKEELSEYLKESVLGDRVEAKSEKGFTKEEAMEEAARCLHCDCRKLDNCKLRVCADIHNADRRRFSFGERNSVVKYYDHESIIYEPEKCIKCGLCIEIAGKYKEETGLTNIGRGFTVKVSVPFNQSINKALTVAAKECAIACPTGALSLRSN, from the coding sequence ATGCCAAAACTAACAATAGACAATATAGCCATCAATGTTCCCGAAGGAACGACCGTTCTAAAGGCAGCACAATCTGTTGGAATTGAGATTCCCAGCATGTGCTATTTGGAGGGATGCAGCAATCATCCTACCTGTATGGTTTGCATGGTGAAAAATAATGCGAATCAGAAGATGTTGCCTTCATGTGCTACGAAAGTTACTGAAGGAATGGATTTGGTTAGTGATGATGCTGAAGTTTTTGAAGCGAGAAAAGAAGCCATTGAATTGTTGTTGAGCGATCATGTTGGCGATTGCGAGGCACCTTGCCGCGTGGCTTGTCCGGCATATATGGACATACCGAAAATGAACAGATTCATTGCTGCGGGTAAATTCGATGAGGCTTTGAAAATTGTAAAAGAGGAAATTGCCCTTCCGGGGATTTTAGGACACATTTGTTCCGCTCCATGCGAGAAAGTTTGCCGACGTAAGGATGTCGATCAGGCAGTTTCCATTTGCCTGTTGAAGCGAATTTCTGCAAATGAAGAGGAGTCTTTCTATTTTCCGGATAAGAAAAAAGCAAGTGGCAAAAAAGCAGCAGTTATTGGTTCCGGTCCGGCCGGATTAGCCGCAGCCTATCATTTGGTGAAAGAGGGACATGCTTGCGAGGTCTTCGAGAAAGAAAATCGCTTGGGAGGAAGTTTGCTTGAAGCCATCGAAAAAGGGGACTTACCTGAAAGTATCCTGATAAAAGAAATAGAAATACTGAAACAATTTGGTGTCGTTTTTACTATTGGTCAAAAAATTGAAAAAGAGAACTGGGAACAGATTAAATCCAGTTTTGATGCTGTAATCCTGGCAACAGGAAGTGGTCTTGAAAATGTGGAAGAATTGGGTTTAAAATCAGCGAAGACTGGCTTGTGGGCAGACAGCGACACATTCGCTACCGATCAGACAGGGATTTTTGCAACAGGCAGTGCAATCCGTACTCAAAAAATGGCTGTAAAAGCCGTGGCAATGGGAAAAGAAACAGCATGGTCAGTTGATGAGTTTTTGCGAAAAGGAGAAGGAAAAGCAACAAAGCGGGCATTCAATTCCCGATTTGGAACCCTGCGAAAAGAAGAGTTGAGTGAGTATTTGAAAGAGTCAGTATTGGGTGATCGTGTGGAGGCAAAATCCGAAAAGGGATTTACGAAAGAGGAAGCCATGGAAGAAGCTGCCAGATGTTTGCATTGCGATTGTCGCAAACTGGATAATTGTAAGCTTCGTGTTTGTGCAGACATACACAATGCCGATCGCAGAAGATTTTCATTTGGCGAACGAAACAGTGTGGTGAAGTATTACGATCACGAAAGTATTATTTACGAGCCGGAAAAGTGCATTAAATGCGGACTTTGCATAGAAATTGCGGGCAAGTACAAGGAAGAAACAGGCTTAACCAATATCGGACGGGGATTTACCGTTAAAGTATCGGTGCCTTTTAATCAAAGCATTAACAAAGCCTTGACTGTTGCAGCTAAAGAGTGCGCAATAGCATGTCCTACGGGAGCTTTGTCGCTTCGCTCCAATTAG
- a CDS encoding outer membrane protein assembly factor BamB family protein, whose amino-acid sequence MKKQFILYILSIVLAIPAIAQNKHNWLSFRGNSSLTGITEARVPEAPQLLWSFKTGDAIKSSPIISNGNIFVGSNDCKLYAISKTGELKWKFDAKTSVEASPLYLDGSVFFGSLEGIFYCLDATTGEVEWKYITDGQISGSASWFYDKSSKQKKILIGSYDFNLHCVDAKSGKLEWKYESDNFINGAASCNGEIAVFGGCDGFLHQVDVKTGTAKNKLDIATYIASSVALDGNQAYFGNHDGEFFCVDYAKNQVKWKKEGAISYLASPSVSADQVIIGAENRQVYCFDKENGIIQWQFKTKNKIEASPVIAGNSVVIGSGDGRIYVLDRKTGQQVWSYEIGRAIVGTPAVVEGMIVVACMDGSVYAFGEK is encoded by the coding sequence ATGAAAAAACAATTTATACTATACATACTATCCATTGTTTTGGCAATTCCAGCAATTGCCCAAAACAAGCACAATTGGCTGTCTTTCCGGGGCAATTCAAGCCTTACGGGGATAACGGAAGCTCGTGTGCCCGAAGCGCCCCAGTTATTGTGGAGTTTTAAAACAGGAGATGCCATTAAATCATCGCCAATTATTAGCAATGGGAACATATTTGTTGGTTCTAATGATTGTAAACTGTACGCCATTTCAAAAACCGGTGAACTGAAATGGAAGTTTGATGCCAAAACATCCGTGGAAGCTTCGCCTTTGTATTTAGATGGAAGCGTATTTTTTGGCTCTTTGGAAGGAATCTTCTATTGTTTGGATGCCACTACCGGAGAGGTGGAATGGAAGTACATCACTGATGGTCAGATTTCAGGATCAGCCAGTTGGTTTTACGACAAATCAAGCAAACAGAAGAAGATTTTAATCGGAAGCTACGACTTTAATCTGCATTGTGTTGATGCAAAATCAGGCAAACTGGAATGGAAGTATGAATCTGATAATTTTATTAACGGAGCGGCTTCCTGCAATGGTGAAATTGCCGTGTTCGGTGGGTGTGATGGTTTTCTCCATCAAGTGGATGTGAAAACCGGAACGGCGAAAAACAAATTGGATATTGCCACCTATATCGCATCATCCGTCGCTTTAGATGGAAATCAGGCTTATTTTGGAAATCACGATGGCGAATTTTTCTGTGTGGACTACGCTAAAAATCAGGTTAAATGGAAGAAAGAGGGAGCTATTTCCTATTTGGCTTCTCCATCGGTCTCGGCCGATCAGGTAATCATTGGCGCTGAAAACAGACAGGTTTACTGTTTCGATAAAGAAAACGGGATCATTCAATGGCAATTCAAAACCAAAAATAAAATAGAAGCATCTCCTGTAATTGCTGGTAATTCGGTAGTTATTGGATCAGGAGATGGAAGAATATATGTTTTGGATCGAAAAACCGGTCAACAAGTTTGGTCTTACGAGATCGGAAGAGCCATTGTAGGAACGCCTGCTGTGGTGGAAGGGATGATTGTTGTTGCTTGTATGGATGGAAGCGTTTATGCCTTTGGAGAGAAATAA
- a CDS encoding ABC transporter ATP-binding protein: MIVELKNITKYYQNAGSAEKRIILDDLSLAIEKGESIAIVGPSGSGKSTLLNVISSLDTANSGSVIFDGEDLSQKNERELANFRNQNLGFVFQSHHLLPQLNLIENVLLPFIPVKDKKQKQDAEKRALELLDFVGLSELIYQRPGQMSGGECQRAAVVRALIHQPNLILADEPTGSLDKKSAEQLGDLLVSINEKQGVSVVIVTHSMDLAKKMKKIYQLEEGSLKQLTIGNE, from the coding sequence ATGATTGTAGAACTAAAGAACATCACCAAATATTACCAAAACGCTGGTAGTGCTGAGAAGAGAATCATATTGGATGATCTTTCCCTGGCTATTGAAAAGGGAGAATCCATCGCCATTGTTGGTCCATCCGGATCGGGCAAAAGTACCTTGTTGAATGTGATTAGTTCTTTGGATACCGCCAATTCGGGCAGTGTAATTTTCGACGGTGAAGATTTATCGCAGAAGAATGAGAGGGAATTGGCCAATTTTCGCAATCAAAATTTGGGTTTTGTTTTTCAGTCTCATCATTTGTTGCCTCAGTTGAACCTAATTGAGAATGTTTTGCTGCCATTTATCCCTGTAAAGGATAAAAAACAGAAGCAGGATGCTGAAAAAAGGGCGTTAGAGCTTTTGGATTTTGTTGGCTTATCAGAATTGATCTATCAGCGACCAGGACAAATGTCGGGCGGAGAGTGCCAGCGGGCAGCAGTTGTTCGTGCCTTAATTCATCAGCCAAATCTGATTCTTGCCGATGAGCCAACGGGTTCGCTGGATAAAAAATCAGCAGAACAATTGGGCGATTTATTGGTGAGCATCAACGAAAAGCAAGGGGTTTCTGTAGTTATAGTCACTCACTCAATGGATTTGGCCAAAAAGATGAAGAAGATTTATCAATTGGAAGAAGGAAGTTTAAAACAATTAACAATTGGTAATGAATAA
- a CDS encoding FtsX-like permease family protein translates to MNIFKYIIKSLWYFRKQHFAVFLGTILSTAVLTGALIIGDSVKYSLHDLVNLRLAKVEYAMPTGDRYVRAELAKEIQADLNVNAAALLQVKGIAIQPENKTRTNNIQAYGVDQEFWKFSSAQEIDLKDGEAAVSSNLADKMSLKIGDEFLLRVEKGTLIPANAPFVSDEDQTIALRVKVKAIAGDQELGRFSLKNNQVAPYNVFLSRDYLAQEMELEGRANLLLASPAGESALSLPEVEASLEKNWNVKDAGLEIRSITGKDQLELISDRVFIDTPISDELEKIAIKQQSLLTYFVNRISCKDKETPYSFVSAIKGDSRLSNLSDGEMIINQWLADDLDAKVGDSISLDYFVIGALRALEEQKQTFVVKEVLPLSSDLLDQSMMPSFPGLSDAGSCNEWEAGVPVDFSKIRPKDEDYWKQYKGTPKAFISQEKAIELWSNKYGKYTAFRFDEKELNQKDLEKLMLSVMDPNLLNLNFVSVRSAGVSTANNMVDFGELFLSLSFFIIFAGVLLTILIYSLNLDSRSQENGILLGLGFHKSQILRIRIYESLVTVVVGGLVGVLGGILYNHLLLKALNSVWTDVVRTNMLNVHLRGTTLFTGFAIGLVVAMLCIWLVTRKKLKKTASELIQNTNDENSSLKTNRISVVIGILSMIGTAAMIAYAFASSLDQNAELLLSAGGLFMIGACAFVHMYLQKLSSTRSSKTPSLLQLAMKNSARNRKRSLASVALLALGTFSVLITGANRKTFFDTENANQSGTGGYEYWMESTMPVLFDLNTAEGLEKVGFWEGDLDSTTKFVQFRALEGDDASCLNLNQVQKPRILGFDPLLLDKKDAFSFAALVANVDSEHPWQILNQDLGEDVIPAFADQTVIVWGLKKAVGDTLIYQNEFGKDIKLVLMGGLNNSIFQGNILIADKQFQKHFPSISGSKILLVDSQKDSDDQLMQKFENNLQDLGVSGMKTSDRLAAFYSVENTYLSMFMFLGGLGVIIGTIGLGIVLMRNIMERKKELALLSAIGYQQNSLFKLLFYENLFLLIVGLLCGLGAALIGVLPSLFSPSFHMPVGYVLSLLFGILISGLIWIWIPARQIKKYNIVESLKNE, encoded by the coding sequence ATGAATATCTTCAAATACATCATCAAAAGTCTCTGGTACTTCAGAAAGCAGCATTTTGCAGTCTTTTTGGGAACAATTCTGAGTACTGCAGTTCTTACAGGAGCATTAATTATTGGTGATTCGGTAAAATACAGTTTGCACGACTTGGTAAACCTTCGTTTGGCTAAGGTCGAATATGCCATGCCAACTGGCGATCGGTATGTTAGAGCCGAGCTGGCAAAAGAGATTCAGGCAGATTTAAATGTGAATGCAGCTGCTCTTTTGCAGGTAAAAGGAATTGCCATTCAGCCTGAAAATAAGACTCGTACGAATAATATTCAGGCCTATGGGGTTGATCAGGAATTTTGGAAATTCTCATCTGCTCAGGAAATTGACCTGAAAGATGGGGAAGCAGCTGTTAGTTCGAATCTGGCAGATAAAATGAGCCTGAAAATTGGTGACGAATTTCTGTTACGGGTTGAAAAGGGGACTTTGATTCCCGCCAATGCTCCTTTTGTTTCTGATGAGGATCAGACTATTGCCTTGCGGGTAAAGGTAAAAGCCATTGCCGGCGATCAGGAACTGGGTCGGTTTAGTCTAAAAAACAATCAGGTTGCACCCTACAATGTTTTTCTTTCCAGAGATTATCTGGCCCAGGAAATGGAACTGGAAGGACGGGCGAATCTTTTGCTGGCAAGTCCTGCGGGCGAATCTGCGCTCTCTTTACCTGAGGTAGAAGCCAGTTTAGAGAAGAACTGGAATGTGAAGGATGCCGGTCTTGAAATCCGCTCTATTACAGGAAAAGATCAGTTGGAATTGATTTCGGATCGGGTGTTTATTGATACGCCAATTTCTGATGAGCTGGAGAAAATCGCAATTAAGCAGCAATCTCTTCTTACCTATTTTGTGAACCGAATCAGCTGTAAGGATAAAGAAACACCCTATTCGTTTGTGTCTGCCATCAAGGGTGATTCACGCTTGTCGAATCTGTCTGATGGGGAAATGATTATCAATCAATGGTTGGCTGATGACCTGGATGCCAAAGTAGGAGATTCAATATCTCTGGATTACTTTGTAATTGGCGCTTTGCGGGCTCTTGAAGAGCAGAAGCAGACATTTGTAGTTAAGGAAGTATTGCCTTTAAGCAGTGATTTATTGGATCAATCCATGATGCCATCCTTTCCGGGATTATCAGATGCAGGTAGCTGCAACGAGTGGGAAGCAGGAGTTCCTGTTGATTTTTCAAAAATCCGTCCGAAAGACGAAGACTACTGGAAACAGTACAAGGGAACTCCAAAAGCTTTCATTTCTCAGGAAAAAGCGATTGAATTGTGGAGCAATAAATATGGAAAATATACTGCGTTCCGATTTGATGAAAAGGAATTGAATCAGAAAGATCTAGAGAAACTCATGCTTTCGGTGATGGATCCTAACTTGCTTAATTTAAACTTTGTATCGGTTCGTAGTGCAGGCGTTTCGACAGCAAATAACATGGTCGATTTTGGTGAGTTGTTCTTAAGTCTCAGCTTCTTCATCATATTTGCAGGAGTGCTTTTAACCATCTTGATTTATTCTTTAAATCTCGATAGCAGAAGTCAGGAAAACGGAATTCTCCTGGGTTTAGGCTTCCATAAATCACAAATATTACGAATAAGAATCTATGAGTCATTAGTAACTGTGGTAGTTGGAGGATTGGTTGGTGTCTTAGGCGGCATTTTATACAACCATCTGCTTTTAAAAGCGCTTAATTCGGTGTGGACCGATGTGGTTCGTACCAATATGTTGAATGTTCATCTGCGCGGAACCACTTTGTTTACTGGATTTGCGATAGGTCTTGTGGTTGCAATGCTGTGCATCTGGCTGGTGACTCGCAAAAAGTTAAAGAAAACGGCTAGCGAGCTAATTCAGAATACCAATGATGAGAACAGCTCTTTAAAAACCAATCGGATATCTGTAGTAATAGGGATTTTATCAATGATAGGTACTGCCGCTATGATTGCTTATGCCTTTGCATCCTCCTTGGATCAAAATGCGGAGCTATTATTGTCTGCAGGAGGCTTGTTCATGATTGGAGCCTGTGCTTTTGTTCACATGTATCTGCAAAAATTGAGTTCTACCAGAAGTAGTAAAACACCTTCCTTGTTGCAACTGGCCATGAAGAACAGTGCACGCAACCGCAAGAGAAGTTTGGCAAGTGTAGCATTATTGGCACTGGGCACATTCTCTGTTCTAATTACAGGAGCCAATCGCAAAACATTCTTCGATACTGAAAATGCGAATCAATCGGGTACAGGTGGCTATGAATATTGGATGGAAAGCACGATGCCTGTTTTATTTGATTTAAATACTGCAGAAGGACTTGAGAAAGTCGGATTTTGGGAAGGTGATCTCGATTCCACCACAAAATTTGTACAGTTCAGAGCCTTAGAAGGTGATGATGCCAGTTGCCTCAATCTAAATCAGGTGCAGAAACCCAGAATATTGGGATTCGATCCTTTGTTGCTCGATAAAAAGGATGCTTTTTCATTTGCGGCACTTGTCGCTAATGTAGATTCGGAGCATCCATGGCAAATTTTAAATCAGGATTTAGGAGAGGATGTGATTCCTGCTTTCGCAGATCAGACAGTTATTGTTTGGGGCTTGAAAAAAGCGGTAGGTGATACTTTGATCTATCAAAATGAATTTGGAAAAGACATCAAATTAGTACTTATGGGAGGATTGAACAACTCCATCTTCCAGGGCAATATCTTAATCGCTGATAAACAGTTTCAAAAGCACTTTCCATCCATTAGCGGATCAAAAATATTATTAGTTGATTCACAGAAAGATAGTGATGATCAGTTAATGCAAAAGTTTGAGAATAACCTTCAGGATTTGGGCGTTTCAGGAATGAAAACATCCGATCGTCTGGCCGCTTTTTATTCGGTTGAAAACACCTACTTAAGCATGTTCATGTTTCTGGGAGGCTTGGGTGTAATCATCGGTACCATAGGCTTGGGAATCGTATTGATGCGAAACATCATGGAACGCAAAAAGGAACTGGCTTTGCTTTCTGCAATCGGTTATCAGCAAAATAGTCTTTTCAAACTGCTCTTTTACGAAAACCTATTTCTGTTGATCGTAGGATTGCTTTGTGGATTAGGTGCTGCACTAATAGGTGTGCTTCCATCACTGTTTTCACCCTCATTTCATATGCCGGTAGGATATGTATTGTCATTGCTGTTCGGTATATTAATCAGTGGATTGATCTGGATTTGGATTCCTGCACGACAAATCAAAAAATACAATATCGTTGAATCATTAAAGAATGAATAA
- a CDS encoding PQQ-binding-like beta-propeller repeat protein produces the protein MKNLSILIIAVLLFACNSKQKKVSDWRGENRSGIYDETNLLKEWPADGPNLLWDIDSIGNGYGSPVFSDDIMYLNGEIDSLAYLIALDLQGNILWKTQFGKDWMKNFIGSRSTPTVVDDLVYVASGMGDIACIQAESGEIKWKINMLEKYEGKNTRFGYSQSLLVDGDLVFASPGGAENNIIALNRFTGEMAWTCAGVGEVSAYCSPLLLDFPSRKVLVTFSDNALLGIESQTGKLLWTELQDTLCDINGNTPIFEDGYLYYVAGCGNGTVKMKVSEDGSQITEVWRNKELDNIMGGAVKLNGKIIASGHRKKVWKSVDAETGETQDTLSFGRGSTIAADGMLYCYNERGQVGLVNVTPETMELVSKFKVTKGTKEHFAQPVINKGVLYIRHGDALLAYDIKKKS, from the coding sequence ATGAAAAATTTAAGCATTCTAATTATTGCCGTACTCTTGTTTGCTTGTAATTCCAAGCAGAAAAAAGTGAGTGACTGGAGAGGCGAGAACCGTTCCGGAATTTACGACGAAACCAATTTATTGAAAGAATGGCCTGCTGATGGTCCAAACCTGCTTTGGGATATTGATAGTATTGGCAATGGTTATGGTTCACCCGTATTTAGTGATGATATCATGTATTTAAATGGTGAAATTGATAGCCTCGCTTACCTAATAGCTCTTGACTTGCAAGGAAATATACTTTGGAAAACTCAATTTGGTAAAGACTGGATGAAAAACTTCATTGGAAGTCGTTCAACTCCAACTGTGGTAGATGATTTGGTATATGTTGCCTCAGGAATGGGAGATATTGCCTGTATTCAAGCTGAATCTGGAGAAATAAAGTGGAAGATTAACATGCTGGAGAAATATGAAGGTAAAAATACTCGCTTTGGATATTCACAATCTTTATTGGTGGATGGCGATTTGGTTTTTGCATCACCAGGTGGGGCGGAAAATAACATCATTGCCTTGAATCGGTTTACCGGCGAAATGGCTTGGACTTGTGCCGGTGTTGGTGAGGTATCTGCTTATTGTTCTCCATTGTTATTGGATTTTCCATCCCGAAAAGTTTTGGTAACTTTCTCAGACAATGCCTTATTAGGCATCGAATCGCAGACAGGAAAGCTATTGTGGACGGAACTGCAGGACACGCTTTGCGATATCAATGGAAACACTCCAATTTTTGAAGATGGTTATTTGTATTACGTTGCCGGATGTGGCAATGGAACGGTAAAAATGAAGGTTTCCGAAGACGGAAGTCAAATCACGGAAGTGTGGCGAAATAAGGAATTGGACAACATCATGGGTGGTGCTGTAAAATTGAACGGTAAAATCATAGCTTCCGGTCATCGCAAGAAAGTCTGGAAGAGTGTGGATGCCGAGACTGGCGAAACTCAGGATACATTGAGCTTTGGTCGTGGATCTACCATTGCTGCCGATGGTATGTTGTACTGTTACAACGAAAGAGGTCAGGTTGGCTTGGTAAATGTGACACCTGAAACAATGGAATTAGTAAGTAAATTTAAAGTGACCAAAGGAACTAAAGAGCATTTTGCTCAACCAGTTATAAACAAAGGAGTTTTATACATCCGTCATGGAGACGCTTTATTGGCATATGATATTAAGAAAAAGAGTTAA
- a CDS encoding ATP-binding protein — MSKQIFICGCEKDGKIEKESVQKLMSTLEEKNIAYTYIEDMCGTILKNPDDLESLYNAKDAIVFGCQARAMKHLVDNSGRKTEGNGTEYHHVDDDGQEELISALESNTGKPLKIKYSDSWKPWYPVIDYDRCNGCRKCLNFCLFSVYSVEDDGTVVVSASANCKDMCPACARVCPQNAIIFPKHAESPIDGGEGDGTQNEKTDILEQIQNEDVYSVLSARRKNFQVSLLKKDQFKMAEEERRACCSGADKKEEEKKTEKCDCDCNCKDDPESTDDCGCKDGDSNSSCACKDGNSKSSCC, encoded by the coding sequence ATGAGCAAACAAATATTCATTTGCGGGTGCGAAAAAGATGGAAAGATCGAAAAGGAATCGGTTCAGAAGCTGATGAGCACCTTGGAGGAGAAAAATATAGCTTATACCTACATCGAGGACATGTGTGGTACAATTTTGAAGAATCCCGATGATTTGGAAAGTTTGTACAATGCAAAGGATGCCATCGTTTTTGGCTGTCAGGCTCGCGCCATGAAGCATTTGGTTGATAATTCCGGGCGAAAGACAGAGGGGAATGGTACAGAATATCATCATGTTGACGATGATGGTCAGGAAGAGCTTATTTCTGCATTGGAATCGAATACAGGTAAACCTTTAAAGATCAAATATTCAGATTCATGGAAGCCTTGGTATCCCGTAATTGATTACGATCGTTGCAATGGATGTCGTAAATGTTTAAATTTCTGTTTATTCAGTGTTTATTCGGTGGAGGATGATGGAACCGTTGTGGTTTCAGCTTCGGCGAATTGTAAGGATATGTGTCCGGCATGTGCCCGGGTTTGTCCTCAGAATGCAATCATTTTCCCAAAACATGCCGAAAGTCCTATTGATGGTGGAGAAGGCGATGGTACGCAGAATGAAAAGACAGATATTCTCGAACAAATTCAGAACGAAGATGTTTATTCAGTATTGAGTGCCCGCAGAAAGAACTTTCAGGTTTCCTTGCTGAAAAAGGATCAGTTTAAAATGGCTGAAGAGGAGCGCAGAGCTTGTTGCAGCGGAGCTGATAAAAAAGAAGAAGAAAAGAAAACTGAGAAATGCGACTGTGATTGCAATTGTAAAGATGATCCTGAAAGTACTGATGACTGTGGCTGTAAGGATGGGGATTCAAATTCATCTTGTGCTTGTAAAGACGGTAATTCAAAATCGAGCTGTTGTTAA
- a CDS encoding radical SAM protein: MIFSLGTRILKQVDARLLWKLGYNLGWKGMKAVSKHKKRLKKGELYPAFMMISITDNCNLNCQGCWVTINNQSKGMDMETLDNIIVSSKKKGSYFFGLLGGEPLMYPHLMEVIERHPDCYFQMFTNGTLLTDEVAQKLRKLGNVSPLISVEGLQDVSDIRRGADNVYGRTMTGIEASTRNKLFTGVATSVCKSNFKDLVNEEFVNSCITKGIHYLWFYIYRPVGERPNTDLALSEEEILELRQFMVDIRVKAPLMIIDTYWDEKGQAICPGALGLSHHINPYGDIEFCPPIQFAGETVGDGSDIVNIIENSKFIGGLRKGINDCTQGCILLDNPQELHTILKDVNAYDSSKRSSSFEELNKMKPCAGHHIPGKEIPEKSWVYRFAKKYSFFGFGAYG; this comes from the coding sequence ATGATATTTTCTCTCGGAACAAGGATATTGAAACAGGTGGATGCCCGATTGCTTTGGAAACTAGGCTATAATTTGGGCTGGAAGGGAATGAAAGCCGTTTCGAAACACAAGAAACGTCTGAAAAAGGGAGAGTTGTATCCTGCTTTCATGATGATTTCGATTACCGATAATTGCAATCTTAATTGTCAGGGCTGTTGGGTGACAATCAACAATCAATCCAAAGGAATGGATATGGAGACTTTGGATAATATCATTGTTTCCAGCAAAAAGAAAGGTTCTTACTTCTTTGGATTATTGGGTGGAGAACCCTTGATGTATCCTCATTTAATGGAGGTAATTGAACGCCATCCCGATTGTTATTTTCAGATGTTTACCAATGGTACTTTGCTTACTGATGAAGTGGCGCAAAAGCTTCGGAAACTGGGTAATGTATCGCCGTTAATTAGTGTGGAAGGTCTGCAGGATGTGAGTGATATTCGAAGAGGTGCCGATAATGTATATGGCAGAACCATGACAGGAATTGAGGCTTCTACCAGGAATAAATTGTTCACCGGTGTAGCTACAAGTGTTTGCAAGTCTAATTTTAAGGATTTGGTGAACGAAGAATTTGTGAATTCTTGCATCACAAAGGGAATTCATTACCTGTGGTTTTACATTTATCGTCCTGTGGGTGAACGTCCAAATACAGATTTGGCATTGTCTGAGGAAGAGATTTTGGAATTGCGTCAATTCATGGTTGATATCCGGGTGAAAGCTCCTTTAATGATCATCGATACGTATTGGGATGAGAAAGGACAAGCGATATGCCCTGGAGCTTTGGGCTTGTCGCATCATATTAATCCTTACGGGGATATTGAATTTTGTCCGCCAATTCAATTTGCAGGCGAAACGGTTGGCGATGGCTCTGATATTGTCAACATCATTGAGAATTCGAAATTCATTGGTGGCTTGCGAAAAGGCATCAACGACTGCACCCAAGGATGCATTTTATTGGATAATCCGCAGGAATTGCACACGATTCTAAAAGATGTAAATGCCTATGATTCATCGAAAAGGAGTAGCTCATTTGAAGAATTAAATAAGATGAAGCCTTGTGCAGGTCATCACATACCTGGAAAAGAAATTCCAGAAAAAAGTTGGGTCTATCGCTTTGCCAAGAAATACTCTTTCTTTGGCTTTGGAGCATACGGATAG